In Mesotoga sp. Brook.08.105.5.1, a single window of DNA contains:
- a CDS encoding DUF2922 family protein yields the protein MRNLSVRWYDSAAKKSKGFYIKEPKASLTQSEVETVMGNLITLKVIPSNYAVDYAAVIDTQKNELFNLI from the coding sequence ATGAGAAACCTGAGCGTTAGGTGGTACGATTCAGCCGCGAAGAAGTCCAAGGGCTTCTACATAAAGGAGCCCAAGGCGAGTCTCACTCAATCTGAAGTCGAGACTGTGATGGGAAACCTCATAACTCTGAAGGTGATCCCTTCAAATTATGCGGTTGACTACGCGGCAGTGATCGATACCCAGAAGAATGAGTTGTTTAATCTGATCTAG
- a CDS encoding HsdR family type I site-specific deoxyribonuclease, with translation MLDHRIFNERPESQERMIKLLQKLGYEYVPRAVAEEKRGSKTKVIFEDELVKFLGRQIFDYKGEKLHFSSESIGKAIRELDAPITNGLMMTSKVIYDLLCMGKSLEQTLPDGAMQSFDIKYIDFDNPANNIWQVTDEFEVERPNGKFARPDIVLLVNGIPLVVIECKKSSVDVIEGVRQNIRNWHPDYIPHLFKFAQIVIATNSNEFLYGTCGTAEKHFSRWKEEQKDWQEELCKKCSPDGKIVEQDRAAVSLLSRERLLELTRSFIIYDANIKKIARYKQFFAVKKCMDRIKMKDGKGTKNGVLWHTQGSGKTISMIMLVKMIQRDKDFENPRFILVTDRKNLDKQILENFSNTKMHPTRATTGRGLVSLIKDDGKTVVTTIVNKFETAIKMNFRKENKNIFLIIDEGHRSHYGRLNTYMNVVLPNAVKLAFTGTPLIKEEKKNTYDKFGPLIDSYTMEDAISDGVTVPLVYEGRIIPQGISNAKIDEILKYVTAPLSEEEKEKLKKKYSTFFHLSHTTKRLEMVAVNVYEHFIHYCRPKGFKAILTCSSRASAIDMYHELESLGDLNSAVVISPSDTREGDDDDLSNSSREKINSFFSKIVIPLHGDSETYEEYVRTTFNREDNDIELIIVKDKLLTGFDAPIAAVLYVDKPMRDHNLLQAIARVNRVYPGKDFGLIVDYYGIFKKLHGALDLYSDEKSGMNQFDKDDIRDVLSGPQENSRELLRVRDNLLNLFPSIPIDERRTIVWQECLEKDDLRKEFYERLKEYSKMVDLLFSSYEFFNFVGVEKAEEYRRELLFFTKLRNSVSLIHDDSGEMSTKEYDDKIKNLLNKYVMANDAWTVQEPLDIMYKAKMDEQLKSLADSKSKADAIKTRMIAEISSREHDDPAIYMEFSERIKETIRRYEEERNTEKYLANMEKLAEDLREGRSGKSYPARIDNDSDSKAFYSTVLHELQEHSGLKANEAIEEDIAILSQGIKRAITGNTKIDWRDNVTVHKRIMAELDDLIFDFIEAHGLKISTDIVDLILDKLLIVAKKRY, from the coding sequence ATGCTTGACCACAGAATCTTCAACGAAAGACCGGAGAGCCAGGAGAGGATGATAAAGCTCCTCCAGAAGCTGGGATATGAATACGTTCCAAGGGCCGTGGCCGAAGAGAAACGCGGAAGCAAGACTAAGGTCATTTTTGAAGACGAACTGGTCAAGTTTCTCGGAAGACAGATCTTTGATTACAAGGGGGAGAAGCTACATTTTTCAAGTGAGTCCATAGGCAAGGCTATTAGAGAGCTAGACGCTCCCATCACCAACGGCCTAATGATGACTAGTAAAGTCATATATGATCTTCTCTGCATGGGAAAAAGCCTGGAGCAGACTCTTCCAGACGGAGCGATGCAGTCTTTCGATATCAAGTACATCGACTTCGACAACCCTGCAAACAATATCTGGCAGGTAACTGACGAGTTCGAAGTAGAGAGGCCAAACGGCAAGTTTGCACGGCCGGATATTGTGCTTCTTGTCAACGGTATCCCCCTTGTAGTTATAGAATGTAAGAAGTCAAGTGTAGATGTAATCGAGGGAGTAAGACAGAACATCAGAAACTGGCACCCTGATTACATACCCCACCTATTTAAGTTCGCTCAAATTGTAATAGCAACCAATTCGAACGAGTTTTTGTATGGCACATGTGGAACAGCCGAAAAGCACTTCAGCAGATGGAAGGAAGAGCAGAAGGACTGGCAGGAAGAACTCTGCAAGAAATGCTCCCCTGATGGAAAGATAGTAGAGCAAGACAGAGCAGCAGTTTCTCTTCTGTCAAGAGAAAGGTTGCTGGAGCTTACCAGAAGCTTCATTATATACGACGCCAATATAAAGAAGATAGCGAGGTACAAGCAGTTCTTCGCAGTCAAGAAATGCATGGACAGGATCAAAATGAAGGACGGCAAGGGAACAAAAAACGGGGTGCTCTGGCATACGCAGGGCTCGGGAAAGACTATAAGCATGATTATGCTCGTCAAAATGATCCAGCGTGACAAAGATTTCGAGAATCCACGTTTCATACTCGTTACTGACAGGAAGAACCTCGACAAGCAGATACTTGAAAACTTCAGCAACACGAAGATGCATCCGACAAGGGCAACTACGGGCCGTGGTCTGGTATCTCTCATAAAGGACGACGGAAAGACTGTAGTTACTACCATAGTTAACAAATTCGAGACAGCCATAAAGATGAACTTCAGGAAAGAAAACAAGAACATATTTCTGATTATCGACGAAGGTCATAGAAGCCACTACGGGAGACTGAATACATATATGAACGTGGTGCTTCCGAATGCAGTAAAACTCGCCTTCACGGGAACACCACTAATCAAAGAGGAAAAGAAGAACACCTATGACAAATTCGGACCCCTCATAGATTCTTACACGATGGAGGACGCAATCAGCGATGGGGTTACTGTTCCGCTTGTGTATGAAGGAAGAATAATACCTCAGGGAATTTCTAACGCGAAGATTGATGAGATTCTCAAATACGTCACCGCCCCACTTAGCGAAGAAGAGAAAGAGAAACTCAAGAAGAAGTACAGTACATTCTTCCATCTCTCACATACAACAAAGAGGTTGGAAATGGTTGCAGTGAACGTGTACGAACACTTCATACACTATTGTCGGCCAAAAGGCTTCAAGGCGATACTGACTTGCTCCTCCAGAGCTTCTGCGATCGATATGTATCACGAACTCGAAAGTCTCGGAGATCTCAACTCAGCGGTAGTAATAAGCCCATCGGATACCAGGGAGGGCGATGACGATGATCTTTCGAACTCGAGCAGAGAGAAAATAAATAGCTTCTTCAGCAAAATCGTGATCCCCCTTCACGGTGATTCGGAGACATACGAAGAATACGTAAGAACCACCTTCAACAGAGAAGACAATGATATTGAGCTCATCATTGTGAAAGATAAACTTCTTACGGGTTTCGACGCCCCAATAGCGGCTGTTCTTTACGTTGACAAACCCATGCGGGATCACAACCTCTTGCAGGCAATTGCAAGGGTTAACCGTGTCTATCCTGGGAAGGACTTCGGGCTCATCGTCGATTACTATGGAATCTTCAAGAAGCTTCACGGTGCGCTAGACCTCTATTCAGATGAAAAGTCAGGGATGAATCAGTTCGATAAGGACGATATAAGAGATGTCCTGAGCGGGCCTCAGGAAAACAGCAGAGAACTGCTTAGAGTGAGAGATAACCTTCTCAATCTTTTTCCTTCTATCCCAATTGATGAGAGACGGACTATCGTTTGGCAGGAATGTCTTGAGAAAGACGATCTCCGGAAAGAATTCTACGAAAGGCTCAAAGAGTACTCAAAGATGGTCGATCTTCTCTTTTCGAGTTACGAGTTCTTCAACTTCGTCGGAGTAGAGAAAGCAGAGGAGTATAGGCGTGAGCTGCTCTTCTTCACTAAACTTAGAAATTCCGTCAGTTTAATTCATGATGATAGTGGAGAAATGAGCACAAAGGAATACGACGACAAGATCAAGAACCTTTTGAACAAATACGTGATGGCAAATGATGCCTGGACTGTACAGGAACCGCTTGACATAATGTACAAAGCGAAAATGGATGAGCAACTCAAATCGCTTGCTGACAGCAAGTCAAAAGCCGATGCCATAAAGACCAGAATGATAGCGGAGATAAGCTCGAGAGAACACGATGACCCAGCAATATACATGGAGTTCTCGGAGAGAATAAAAGAGACAATTCGCAGATACGAAGAAGAAAGGAACACTGAGAAATACCTCGCAAATATGGAGAAGCTGGCCGAAGATCTCCGAGAAGGTCGATCTGGAAAGTCATATCCTGCACGGATAGACAACGACAGCGACTCGAAAGCCTTCTACAGTACAGTGCTACATGAGTTACAGGAGCACTCAGGACTAAAAGCGAACGAAGCAATCGAAGAGGATATTGCCATTCTCTCCCAGGGAATAAAACGGGCAATAACCGGAAATACGAAAATTGATTGGCGTGACAATGTAACAGTGCACAAGAGGATCATGGCGGAACTCGACGATCTAATCTTCGATTTCATTGAAGCGCATGGATTAAAGATTTCAACGGATATCGTAGATCTTATTCTAGACAAACTACTTATCGTAGCAAAGAAGAGGTACTGA
- a CDS encoding helix-turn-helix domain-containing protein — MEEFGRRLKERMIDKNMTEAELAQKVQLWSSILTSYLQGERFPGYYTLLRIAEALDVSIDFLLGLKDEPELNSAVKKSSPGEKKKSREEDLIRITNKYIGDMKTKEARVFYGELMKGEEKLSGFALYDAARLTAFFGEKEKALEMLKQFCKRNPDETCGFCSIADIERSMGRLKEAEGDYKWVLKKDPKHFWATLRLGEMAFDEEKLTEAYFWFDKLTRDHPLDPTGYFQLSKVLARMERPSASRQNFLAGIMLNFSMEIPKVADLTTKVIYDNLGDSSRTEDLIEAVELIRKNADRLEAERKNGHYEGLSFGEMLQRQREFLSSSNSLQDEGLLDDEFEEESAEARL; from the coding sequence ATGGAAGAATTCGGAAGAAGATTGAAGGAAAGAATGATAGACAAGAATATGACTGAAGCCGAGCTCGCACAGAAGGTCCAGCTCTGGTCTTCGATACTCACTTCATACCTGCAGGGAGAAAGGTTCCCGGGGTACTACACATTGCTAAGGATAGCAGAGGCGCTGGATGTCTCTATAGATTTTCTTCTCGGTTTGAAGGATGAGCCCGAGCTCAATAGCGCCGTCAAGAAAAGCTCTCCCGGGGAGAAGAAGAAGTCAAGAGAAGAAGACCTCATAAGGATCACAAACAAGTACATAGGAGACATGAAGACCAAAGAGGCCCGAGTCTTCTACGGAGAACTCATGAAAGGCGAAGAGAAGCTCTCCGGCTTTGCCTTGTATGACGCGGCCAGACTTACTGCCTTTTTCGGAGAGAAGGAAAAGGCTCTGGAGATGCTGAAGCAATTCTGTAAGCGAAACCCGGATGAAACCTGCGGCTTCTGTTCCATTGCCGACATAGAGAGATCCATGGGAAGACTCAAAGAGGCCGAAGGGGACTACAAATGGGTTCTGAAAAAAGACCCGAAGCATTTCTGGGCGACCCTCCGGCTTGGAGAGATGGCCTTTGACGAAGAAAAGCTTACCGAGGCCTACTTCTGGTTCGATAAACTCACGAGAGACCATCCGCTCGACCCGACGGGATACTTCCAGCTGAGCAAGGTACTCGCAAGAATGGAGAGGCCTTCGGCAAGCAGGCAGAACTTCCTCGCAGGGATCATGCTGAACTTCTCCATGGAGATCCCTAAAGTGGCCGACCTTACGACGAAGGTTATCTACGACAACCTGGGAGATTCCTCCAGGACAGAGGATCTGATCGAAGCCGTCGAACTCATACGAAAGAACGCCGACAGGCTCGAAGCCGAAAGGAAGAATGGACACTACGAAGGACTTTCCTTTGGAGAGATGCTCCAGAGGCAGAGAGAATTCCTTTCGTCTTCAAATAGCCTGCAGGATGAAGGCTTGCTAGACGATGAATTCGAAGAAGAGAGCGCCGAGGCCCGGCTCTGA
- a CDS encoding PD-(D/E)XK nuclease family protein: MNPAVKNENGSPARDPLSRNKCNNTQLNTTTFRRERSNSVYPFCNSDITSAIHAEEASGIGQNFSCPYISRQLAPEKSENGERLTENRHPFPLSYSRIKAFVECPHRFYLRYFEGLPEAQGEGRKHNGLILRAVFNAYLGNSPTPLLFGENLKRDMEQIEFGVQFLKSKEVLALNIPFALDRFSNPVPFDEPEVVFRGIAQCLYTAPGSETGGSRFVRSQFNSNGGNDDQGTSSDVRSPFADKAVRSFESDFLGLSDDGGPETVNQALTLCHFKAGFGDPDWERLLIYAWALSRGGYNIGRIEWVSLSAGASFSKEITKENLEEAGINLYAWINQILQSDFSPEAGDHCSYCLYHSLCPLMEKLGEDLTISDSDSLKKTLQKTVAFQEGAKKMKKLADEFIDREGIGKVELNDYEYASDEAPTQIRLLDREAALDTVVGLPDPFKFITFKNLSELVDYLPEEAYEKKEKLKPVRRFRRAAER; encoded by the coding sequence ATGAATCCGGCAGTAAAAAACGAGAACGGATCCCCTGCACGAGACCCGCTCTCAAGAAACAAATGTAACAACACGCAACTAAATACTACCACTTTCAGGCGGGAAAGGTCTAATTCTGTTTACCCTTTTTGCAACAGTGATATTACTTCGGCAATTCACGCAGAAGAAGCGTCAGGAATAGGACAGAATTTCTCTTGTCCATACATTTCCAGGCAATTAGCTCCTGAGAAATCGGAGAACGGAGAACGGCTGACGGAGAACCGTCACCCGTTCCCCTTATCCTACTCCCGAATCAAAGCCTTCGTGGAATGCCCTCACAGGTTCTATCTCCGTTATTTTGAAGGCCTGCCAGAAGCTCAGGGAGAGGGAAGAAAACATAACGGTCTCATCTTGAGGGCTGTGTTCAACGCTTATCTCGGTAATTCTCCTACTCCATTGCTCTTTGGAGAAAACCTCAAGAGGGATATGGAGCAGATAGAGTTCGGAGTTCAATTCCTCAAGAGCAAAGAGGTTCTTGCCCTCAATATCCCCTTCGCTCTGGACAGATTCTCCAATCCGGTACCCTTCGACGAACCAGAAGTCGTGTTTAGGGGCATAGCGCAGTGTCTTTACACTGCGCCGGGGTCGGAGACAGGTGGTAGCAGGTTCGTAAGATCACAATTCAATTCAAATGGAGGAAATGATGATCAGGGAACGTCATCCGATGTCCGTTCACCGTTCGCCGACAAAGCTGTAAGGAGCTTTGAATCTGATTTTCTTGGTCTTTCGGATGACGGAGGACCTGAGACGGTCAACCAGGCTCTTACCCTCTGTCACTTCAAGGCGGGGTTTGGCGATCCCGACTGGGAGAGGCTTCTTATATACGCCTGGGCCTTATCGAGAGGGGGATATAACATAGGCAGGATAGAATGGGTCTCTCTTTCTGCGGGGGCTTCCTTCTCGAAAGAGATAACGAAAGAGAACCTCGAAGAGGCGGGAATCAATCTCTATGCCTGGATAAACCAGATTCTTCAGAGCGACTTTTCGCCCGAAGCCGGAGATCACTGCTCCTACTGCCTGTATCATTCACTCTGTCCTCTCATGGAGAAGCTTGGAGAGGATCTCACGATAAGTGACAGTGACTCTTTGAAGAAGACCCTTCAGAAGACAGTCGCCTTTCAGGAAGGGGCGAAGAAGATGAAGAAGCTCGCGGATGAGTTCATAGACAGGGAAGGGATAGGAAAGGTTGAGCTAAATGACTATGAATACGCTAGCGATGAAGCTCCAACTCAGATAAGGCTTCTGGATAGAGAGGCGGCTCTGGATACAGTCGTCGGGCTTCCAGATCCATTCAAATTCATCACGTTCAAGAACCTTTCGGAGCTGGTCGACTATCTTCCCGAAGAAGCCTACGAGAAGAAAGAGAAGCTGAAGCCGGTGAGGAGGTTTCGAAGGGCCGCTGAGCGCTGA
- a CDS encoding DUF1659 domain-containing protein: protein MGLGTTVMVVGTEKALSITWDTGVIEDDKPVLSRQTLKVDSAMTAQEAYDAAYNIAGLTDYIIADIKLVETQTLGPID, encoded by the coding sequence ATGGGACTTGGCACAACTGTAATGGTAGTAGGAACTGAGAAGGCACTCTCGATCACCTGGGATACAGGTGTTATTGAGGACGACAAACCAGTCCTCTCGAGGCAGACTCTCAAAGTCGATTCGGCAATGACTGCGCAGGAGGCTTATGACGCAGCCTATAACATCGCAGGCCTCACCGATTACATCATCGCCGATATCAAGCTAGTTGAAACCCAGACCCTCGGACCGATCGATTAA
- a CDS encoding helix-turn-helix transcriptional regulator, with protein MGNLRDERIMKQLSQRELGEVIGKDQKYISEVEFGRIIPCFQKADTLARFLEVPVERIFPCFTRTSRFPGYKDIMYLYSLGYDIGVYENVLRELT; from the coding sequence ATGGGCAACCTGCGCGATGAGAGGATCATGAAGCAGCTTAGCCAGAGGGAGCTTGGAGAGGTGATCGGGAAGGACCAGAAGTATATCTCCGAGGTCGAATTTGGAAGGATAATTCCCTGTTTCCAGAAAGCGGATACGCTTGCCCGTTTTCTCGAGGTTCCGGTGGAGAGGATCTTTCCCTGTTTCACGAGAACTTCCCGCTTTCCCGGCTACAAGGATATCATGTATCTCTACAGTCTCGGATATGACATAGGGGTATATGAGAACGTTCTGAGAGAACTAACATGA
- a CDS encoding four helix bundle protein, producing the protein MAFRFKDLEVWKLSKDFARDIYSVTSTFPEEERYALVSQLRRAAVSVMSNIAEGAGRQYRKEFVHFLYMARGSLNETVSQLELSFEFGYINKETLGTIEESAERINRMLWKLSKSLAHSTSENGQR; encoded by the coding sequence ATGGCTTTCAGATTCAAGGACCTCGAGGTTTGGAAGTTGAGCAAGGACTTCGCAAGGGATATCTACTCAGTTACCTCAACTTTTCCGGAGGAAGAGAGATACGCTTTGGTTTCTCAACTTCGCAGAGCCGCAGTCTCCGTTATGTCTAACATTGCCGAGGGGGCCGGTCGCCAATACAGAAAGGAATTCGTTCATTTCCTCTACATGGCCCGAGGCTCCCTCAATGAGACAGTTTCTCAGTTGGAACTTTCGTTCGAATTCGGCTACATCAACAAAGAGACTCTTGGGACTATTGAAGAGAGTGCCGAACGCATTAACCGCATGCTCTGGAAACTTTCGAAATCACTTGCTCATTCCACTTCGGAGAACGGTCAACGGTGA
- a CDS encoding DnaB-like helicase C-terminal domain-containing protein, with product MTEYKWPIEKLNDVLQPMRETDLVVIGSRPSQGKTTLMLNMAYRFARDGIKTAYVTLEKSTAQLKERFASSHFRDYEDAERLREELNRVPLFFFDLRDWAIDEVAYEIEEEKSSLNFDVCFVDYLQLICEREGEIDWFKELSLLLEIPIILGSQMKRTVMDNPFKVPQQKDFHDAEEINACADTIIMLHHERFYDNSAPKDELRVIVSRDRGEAVNRETVLHFDWERAILMKEEEKESLPR from the coding sequence ATGACTGAGTACAAATGGCCGATAGAGAAACTTAACGACGTCCTTCAACCTATGAGAGAAACGGACCTTGTCGTGATAGGATCGAGACCCTCTCAGGGAAAGACTACACTGATGCTCAATATGGCCTACAGATTCGCGAGAGATGGAATCAAGACCGCATACGTAACACTTGAGAAAAGTACTGCACAGCTAAAGGAAAGGTTTGCTTCGAGCCACTTCAGAGACTATGAAGATGCGGAGCGCTTGAGAGAAGAGCTGAACAGGGTTCCGTTGTTCTTCTTCGATCTCAGAGACTGGGCGATAGACGAAGTGGCATATGAAATCGAGGAGGAGAAGTCCTCGCTCAATTTCGACGTCTGTTTCGTCGATTACCTGCAGCTGATTTGCGAGAGAGAGGGAGAGATCGACTGGTTCAAGGAGCTCTCGTTGCTTCTTGAGATTCCCATTATTCTCGGTAGTCAGATGAAGAGGACGGTCATGGATAATCCGTTCAAGGTACCTCAACAGAAGGACTTTCATGACGCTGAAGAGATAAACGCTTGCGCGGATACGATAATCATGCTTCATCACGAACGTTTCTATGACAACAGCGCGCCGAAAGATGAACTGAGAGTCATAGTCTCCAGAGACAGGGGAGAGGCCGTGAACCGCGAGACAGTCCTTCACTTCGACTGGGAAAGAGCGATTCTGATGAAAGAAGAAGAGAAGGAGTCATTACCCAGGTAG
- a CDS encoding four helix bundle protein — protein sequence MADSYQNLDVYKLSMKFAYDVYQIVSTFPDFEKFGLSSQLRRAVISVPSNIAEGSGRQYKKEFVQFLFLAKGYLREAMTQLELSKMFGYIDEETFSQIKDQANRLHKMLNRLISRLKNPGGSATRSQGRRTGPRVWTMDGSRSD from the coding sequence ATGGCCGATTCTTATCAGAATCTAGATGTCTATAAGCTTAGTATGAAGTTTGCCTACGACGTTTATCAGATTGTCTCCACTTTCCCTGACTTCGAGAAATTCGGCCTTTCTTCCCAGCTTAGGAGAGCCGTTATCTCCGTTCCCTCTAATATCGCCGAAGGATCAGGCCGTCAGTACAAGAAGGAGTTTGTGCAGTTTCTCTTCCTGGCAAAGGGTTATCTCAGAGAAGCAATGACACAGCTCGAACTCTCGAAGATGTTTGGATATATAGATGAAGAGACTTTCAGTCAGATAAAGGATCAGGCGAACAGACTCCATAAGATGCTTAACAGGTTGATCTCCAGACTGAAGAACCCGGGTGGCTCAGCCACCCGGAGCCAAGGACGCCGGACGGGTCCTCGGGTTTGGACGATGGACGGTTCTAGATCAGATTAA
- a CDS encoding SprT family zinc-dependent metalloprotease: protein MEMITLKLNNNKEIEVAVTRRQMRNVRLKVFPNEEVSVSAPHGVSLEWIEKFVEKKREWIEGKLGFFRESNANDKLNFIKSGVTVRILGEQIMIIVRESWQKNVILEDAKLFIYTPDPKDEETLSKQLEVWIRKKQKCLYESLLDKLYPIIGKYGYQRPTIKVRKMKTLWGSCNRKKGIITMNYYLYKAKKPCIEYVMLHELVHFIYAGHNREFYEFLSTHMPGWKERKKILDYEVVLGV from the coding sequence ATGGAAATGATAACTTTGAAGCTCAATAACAACAAAGAAATAGAAGTTGCCGTTACAAGACGTCAGATGAGAAACGTGAGACTGAAAGTCTTCCCCAACGAAGAGGTTTCAGTTTCGGCGCCTCACGGGGTATCCCTTGAGTGGATCGAGAAGTTTGTAGAGAAGAAACGAGAATGGATTGAAGGTAAACTAGGCTTTTTCAGAGAGAGTAATGCTAACGATAAACTGAATTTTATAAAGAGCGGGGTCACTGTAAGGATTCTAGGAGAGCAAATCATGATTATCGTTCGAGAATCCTGGCAGAAGAATGTAATTCTGGAAGACGCGAAGCTCTTCATTTACACACCAGATCCAAAGGATGAGGAAACGCTCTCAAAACAACTTGAGGTCTGGATAAGGAAAAAGCAGAAGTGCCTCTATGAAAGTCTACTTGATAAGCTCTACCCAATAATCGGTAAGTATGGATACCAAAGGCCCACAATAAAGGTCAGAAAGATGAAAACACTCTGGGGAAGCTGCAACAGAAAGAAGGGAATCATTACGATGAACTATTATCTCTACAAAGCCAAGAAACCCTGTATAGAATACGTAATGCTCCATGAACTAGTGCATTTCATCTATGCGGGGCACAATAGAGAATTTTACGAGTTCTTGAGTACACACATGCCCGGCTGGAAAGAGCGAAAGAAGATTCTTGACTATGAGGTTGTTCTGGGAGTGTGA